One Natronolimnobius sp. AArcel1 DNA window includes the following coding sequences:
- a CDS encoding heavy metal translocating P-type ATPase, with translation MNESTPDTPPDSSRTLELRVPEMDCPTCAGKVTNSVERLDGIDKIDPRVTSGRLVVTYDATTTSERAIRDRVEAAGYTVEATASELTLSVPGMDCASCASKVENALADTDGVGAVETQPASGRVTVSTTDADRETVTAAVESAGYEATLVGDDDSALGEREAVWKSRRAIGTAVGGLLVAIGMALEFVFPAVDPALGTLAVGPVDRGYDLSHLLFIVAVVVAGTPILRNGYYSLRNRSLDIDFLMSLGILASVAAHHPFEGAILAVLFSVAELLEQFSMDRARDSLRELMDLSPDTATVKRADGSEETIPADDLEIGDRVVVRPGEKIPADGTVLGGTSAVDQSPITGESVPEDKAAGDEVYAGTIPESGYLEVDVESEAADSTIARIVRMVEDAEREKTEREQFIDRFASVYTPIVVVLAAAAAFLPPLVFGASWSYWFIVGLTLLVISCPCALVISTPVSVVSGITSAARNGVLIKGGKHLEAVGDSDVLAVDKTGTLTTGDLSVTDVIPLEGADESDVLRRAAAAERRSEHPIGQAIVGYADEQGLAADDEATVSDFEALTGKGVRADIDGETHYVGKPDLFDGLADLEHVHATTDGGVALAEMGYGTTPQPQCTRAGCLDVLSDIVPDLEADGKTVVIVGTEDCPLGVVAVADRVRPEAAWAVSQLQDQGVRVVMLTGDNEGTARAIASEVGIDDYHAELLPDEKLEWIRSLEADYGEEGDPAHVAMVGDGINDAPALATATVGIAMGAAGTDTALETADVALMGDDLTRLPYLYELSGQANGVIRQNVWSSLAVKAVLAAGAPFGIVTVIHAVVIGDMGMSLGVTGNAMRLANVEPETPDDPEIEH, from the coding sequence ATGAACGAGTCCACCCCCGACACGCCGCCGGACTCGAGTCGCACGCTCGAACTGCGGGTGCCCGAGATGGATTGTCCGACCTGTGCAGGGAAGGTCACGAACAGCGTCGAGCGCCTCGATGGCATCGACAAGATTGACCCGCGAGTAACCAGCGGGCGACTCGTCGTGACGTACGACGCGACCACGACGAGCGAGCGCGCAATTCGCGACCGCGTCGAGGCAGCCGGCTACACGGTCGAGGCAACCGCCTCGGAACTCACGCTGTCAGTCCCCGGCATGGACTGTGCCTCCTGTGCGAGTAAAGTCGAGAACGCACTCGCCGATACCGATGGCGTCGGAGCGGTCGAAACCCAGCCAGCATCGGGTCGGGTCACAGTGTCGACGACGGACGCAGACCGCGAAACCGTGACAGCGGCGGTTGAATCCGCCGGCTACGAGGCAACGCTGGTCGGCGACGACGACAGCGCACTCGGCGAGCGCGAGGCCGTTTGGAAGAGCCGCCGCGCCATCGGCACCGCAGTTGGTGGCCTCCTCGTTGCCATCGGGATGGCCCTCGAGTTCGTGTTCCCGGCTGTCGATCCGGCGCTTGGGACGCTTGCCGTGGGGCCGGTCGACCGGGGCTACGACCTCTCGCATCTCCTGTTCATTGTGGCCGTCGTCGTTGCCGGAACACCGATCCTGCGAAACGGCTACTACTCGCTACGCAATCGAAGTCTCGACATTGACTTCCTGATGAGCCTTGGCATCCTCGCGAGCGTCGCAGCACACCACCCGTTTGAGGGTGCCATCCTCGCCGTCCTCTTCAGCGTCGCCGAACTCTTAGAGCAGTTCTCGATGGACCGCGCGCGGGACTCCCTGCGCGAACTCATGGATCTCTCGCCAGACACCGCGACCGTCAAGCGCGCGGACGGGAGCGAAGAGACGATTCCCGCGGACGACCTCGAGATCGGCGACCGAGTCGTCGTCCGACCGGGCGAGAAGATTCCTGCCGATGGGACCGTTCTCGGCGGAACGAGCGCGGTCGATCAGTCGCCGATTACGGGCGAAAGCGTGCCTGAAGACAAGGCCGCGGGTGACGAGGTCTACGCCGGGACGATTCCAGAATCGGGCTATCTCGAGGTCGATGTCGAGAGCGAGGCTGCTGACTCGACTATCGCCCGGATCGTCCGCATGGTCGAGGATGCAGAGCGCGAAAAGACCGAGCGTGAGCAGTTCATCGACCGCTTTGCGAGCGTCTACACGCCGATTGTGGTCGTCCTCGCGGCCGCTGCTGCGTTCCTGCCGCCACTCGTCTTCGGCGCATCCTGGAGCTACTGGTTCATCGTCGGGCTGACGCTACTCGTTATCTCCTGTCCCTGCGCGCTGGTCATTTCGACGCCCGTCAGCGTCGTCTCCGGTATCACGAGCGCCGCGCGAAACGGCGTCCTGATCAAAGGCGGAAAACACCTCGAGGCGGTCGGCGATAGCGACGTCCTCGCCGTGGACAAGACGGGTACGCTGACGACGGGCGACCTCTCCGTGACCGATGTGATCCCACTTGAGGGAGCCGACGAATCGGATGTCCTCAGACGCGCTGCGGCCGCTGAACGGCGCAGCGAGCACCCAATTGGCCAGGCAATCGTCGGCTACGCTGACGAGCAGGGTCTCGCTGCAGACGACGAAGCCACCGTCTCCGATTTCGAGGCCTTGACCGGCAAAGGAGTCCGCGCTGATATCGACGGCGAGACACACTACGTCGGCAAACCGGACTTATTTGACGGCCTCGCCGACTTAGAGCACGTCCACGCGACGACCGACGGCGGCGTCGCGCTCGCGGAGATGGGCTACGGGACGACGCCCCAGCCCCAGTGTACTCGAGCGGGCTGTCTGGACGTCCTTTCTGACATCGTGCCAGATCTCGAGGCCGATGGAAAAACAGTCGTGATCGTCGGCACGGAAGATTGCCCGCTTGGTGTCGTCGCCGTCGCAGATCGCGTTCGGCCGGAGGCCGCGTGGGCCGTTTCGCAACTGCAGGATCAGGGCGTTCGCGTCGTGATGCTTACCGGTGACAACGAGGGAACCGCCCGCGCAATTGCGAGTGAAGTTGGCATCGACGACTACCACGCGGAACTCCTGCCCGACGAAAAACTCGAGTGGATTCGCTCGCTCGAAGCCGACTACGGTGAGGAGGGCGATCCGGCCCACGTCGCCATGGTCGGCGACGGCATCAACGACGCGCCCGCGCTCGCGACCGCAACGGTTGGCATCGCGATGGGCGCAGCAGGCACCGATACCGCGCTCGAGACGGCCGACGTGGCCCTGATGGGTGATGACCTCACGCGTCTTCCCTACCTGTATGAACTCTCAGGACAGGCAAATGGCGTGATTCGCCAGAACGTGTGGTCGAGTCTCGCGGTAAAAGCCGTCCTCGCCGCAGGTGCACCGTTCGGTATTGTGACGGTAATCCACGCGGTCGTCATCGGTGATATGGGGATGAGCCTCGGTGTGACCGGCAACGCGATGCGACTCGCGAACGTCGAACCTGAAACCCCTGACGACCCCGAAATAGAGCACTAA
- a CDS encoding YncE family protein → MTIDPTRRKLLAGSASAGIIAIAGCAGADDDTDDEPEEEEEPEDDDESEEEEEEEEEGEEEEEEQLMYDIWALDQGQDTIYIYRPSAGSTVETSELIDLNQLEGVPDEGVVPHMIDFSSDYEYAAIACTAGARTLVFRTEDYELVGNIETGPGSHMAAFSPDDEYIHVDVIDDGKIVRVEADLEEEEFEETDYIEVLENDVVQDAGIDSGAPICHQFAHDGRSLHTLGPSYHDGALVIVDHDDFTVDLAYSHDELPTNCGTMPHPDEEKFYLTAGLPSDPEADEDSIDYEGVGEFYVYDTAEDEILTEDGVSTEGVDAHGFWFTPDGEELWVLNRETNDGVVVDPETDEVIDEIDAFGEWQNDEPEERDAPDIMWSSPDGEYMFVSLRGPEPVSGDPHAATGVTPGFSILDIETHEIVDVAQPDPITGYSDEEIEDEDISTPDFHGIGVRPVDDFESDIPNSPPF, encoded by the coding sequence ATGACGATCGATCCGACTCGACGAAAACTTCTCGCCGGTAGTGCCAGCGCAGGTATTATTGCTATTGCTGGTTGCGCCGGTGCTGATGACGATACTGACGACGAACCCGAGGAAGAGGAAGAACCAGAAGACGACGACGAGAGCGAAGAGGAAGAGGAAGAAGAGGAGGAGGGAGAAGAAGAGGAAGAAGAACAGTTGATGTACGATATCTGGGCGCTTGACCAGGGCCAGGATACGATCTACATCTACAGACCAAGTGCCGGGTCTACGGTTGAGACCAGCGAACTGATCGATCTCAACCAACTCGAGGGTGTCCCAGACGAAGGCGTCGTTCCGCACATGATCGATTTCAGTTCGGACTACGAGTACGCCGCAATCGCCTGTACGGCTGGTGCACGGACCCTTGTCTTCCGGACCGAAGACTACGAACTCGTTGGCAACATCGAGACCGGTCCTGGCTCACACATGGCCGCGTTCTCGCCTGACGACGAGTACATTCACGTCGACGTGATCGACGATGGAAAGATCGTCCGCGTCGAAGCCGACCTCGAGGAAGAGGAGTTCGAAGAGACCGACTACATCGAGGTTCTCGAAAATGATGTCGTTCAGGACGCCGGTATCGATTCCGGTGCACCGATCTGTCACCAGTTCGCTCATGACGGTCGCTCGCTGCACACACTCGGCCCAAGTTACCACGACGGCGCGCTCGTGATCGTTGACCACGATGACTTTACGGTCGACCTTGCGTACTCCCACGACGAACTGCCAACCAACTGCGGGACGATGCCCCACCCTGACGAGGAGAAATTCTACCTCACGGCCGGACTTCCGTCCGATCCAGAGGCTGACGAGGACTCCATTGATTACGAAGGCGTTGGCGAGTTCTACGTCTACGACACTGCCGAAGACGAGATTCTCACGGAAGACGGTGTCAGCACGGAAGGTGTCGACGCACACGGCTTCTGGTTCACGCCAGATGGCGAGGAACTGTGGGTCCTGAACCGCGAGACCAACGACGGCGTTGTCGTCGACCCAGAGACCGACGAAGTCATCGACGAAATCGATGCCTTCGGCGAATGGCAAAACGACGAGCCAGAAGAGCGAGACGCACCAGACATCATGTGGTCGTCGCCCGACGGCGAATACATGTTCGTCAGTCTGCGCGGCCCTGAGCCCGTCTCCGGTGACCCACACGCCGCGACCGGTGTCACACCTGGCTTCTCGATTCTTGACATCGAGACGCACGAGATCGTCGACGTTGCCCAGCCGGATCCGATTACGGGCTACTCTGATGAGGAGATCGAGGACGAAGACATCAGCACGCCGGACTTCCACGGTATCGGCGTTCGCCCAGTCGACGACTTCGAGAGCGACATTCCGAACTCGCCGCCGTTCTAA
- a CDS encoding molybdenum cofactor guanylyltransferase encodes MSSTHTPSLVGLVIAGGYSTRFGEADKAVADLAGTPMIRRVVDRLALLTDSVVVNCREDQHEAIRGALEGCTPEIRFAFDPVDDQGPVAGIRTGLEALEREYAAVVACDMPFVDPALFEVLLERAREHDTSADAAGADAALVKLEDGWYQTTQALYRTDAMAHACGDALAVDDGRILSALERLEYVTVNGDTLERAGIDETSFESIDTREALEAAADRLE; translated from the coding sequence GTGTCGTCCACTCACACCCCATCGCTTGTCGGACTCGTCATCGCTGGTGGCTACTCCACGCGCTTTGGCGAGGCCGACAAAGCAGTCGCCGACCTCGCCGGGACGCCGATGATCCGCCGGGTTGTCGACCGACTGGCCCTCCTCACCGACTCGGTCGTCGTCAACTGCCGCGAGGACCAACACGAGGCGATCCGGGGCGCACTCGAGGGCTGTACACCGGAAATCCGATTCGCGTTCGATCCAGTCGACGATCAGGGACCAGTGGCCGGCATCCGGACCGGCCTCGAGGCACTCGAGCGGGAGTACGCGGCCGTCGTCGCCTGCGACATGCCCTTCGTCGACCCGGCGCTGTTCGAGGTGCTTCTCGAGCGCGCACGCGAACACGACACCAGTGCTGACGCTGCCGGTGCCGACGCCGCCCTCGTCAAACTCGAGGACGGCTGGTATCAGACGACACAAGCGCTGTACCGGACTGATGCGATGGCACACGCCTGTGGTGACGCACTCGCAGTCGACGACGGCCGCATTCTCAGCGCACTCGAGCGTCTCGAGTACGTCACCGTCAACGGGGACACGCTCGAGCGTGCCGGCATCGACGAGACGAGTTTCGAGAGCATCGACACGCGGGAGGCACTCGAGGCAGCCGCAGATCGACTCGAGTAG
- a CDS encoding adenylyltransferase/cytidyltransferase family protein — translation MTRTIIAQGTFDILHPGHVHYLEEAAAMGDELVVIVARKANVDHKETPICPAKQRRDVVDALEPVDRAILGHEEDIFVPIEAIDPDVIALGHDQHHDESAIEDELERREIECVVKRASAREPTADSEILSTRHIIDRILERRD, via the coding sequence ATGACCAGAACGATCATCGCCCAGGGGACGTTTGATATACTCCACCCCGGGCACGTCCACTATCTCGAGGAGGCCGCTGCGATGGGTGACGAACTCGTCGTTATCGTCGCGCGTAAGGCTAACGTCGATCACAAGGAAACTCCGATCTGTCCAGCCAAACAGCGCCGCGACGTCGTTGATGCCCTCGAGCCGGTCGACCGGGCGATTCTCGGCCACGAGGAAGATATTTTTGTGCCAATCGAAGCGATCGACCCTGACGTGATTGCACTCGGTCACGACCAGCACCACGACGAGTCAGCTATCGAGGACGAACTCGAGCGCCGCGAAATTGAGTGTGTCGTCAAACGCGCAAGCGCCCGCGAGCCCACAGCCGATAGCGAAATATTATCGACCCGACACATAATCGACCGAATTCTTGAGCGACGGGACTGA
- a CDS encoding helix-turn-helix domain-containing protein: MREFVFALEYEPGTNPVADVLADHPDASIRSLSCHVSADSLWRVDHASGSEEALESLEQAYKTADYFADCLVKDDCGAACEVQVLDRSGDTLVVYTYWERTDVCTSVPHVALEHLGEGLLFETYREGRRYRWRIVLGNEAPIHDFFDALGEEVGECTGMEMLRLTDVDPDHSDDDVGATELPREQQAALQAAVEHGYYETPRQVELSDLAEKLEIPRSTLSYRLRRAEAALATEFADEMASLEAMPARL; the protein is encoded by the coding sequence ATGAGAGAATTCGTCTTCGCCCTCGAGTACGAACCGGGGACGAACCCGGTGGCCGACGTGCTCGCGGACCACCCCGACGCCTCCATTCGATCGCTGTCGTGTCACGTCAGCGCCGATAGCCTCTGGCGGGTCGACCACGCAAGCGGCTCCGAAGAGGCTCTCGAATCCTTAGAACAAGCGTACAAAACGGCGGACTACTTCGCCGACTGTTTGGTCAAAGACGACTGCGGCGCAGCGTGTGAGGTACAGGTGTTAGATCGCTCGGGCGACACGCTCGTCGTCTACACCTACTGGGAGCGCACCGACGTGTGTACGTCAGTTCCCCACGTCGCCCTCGAGCACCTTGGAGAGGGGCTGCTGTTCGAAACCTATCGCGAGGGCCGGCGCTACCGCTGGCGGATCGTCCTCGGGAACGAGGCACCGATTCACGACTTTTTCGACGCGCTGGGCGAGGAGGTCGGCGAGTGTACGGGCATGGAAATGCTTCGGCTGACCGATGTCGACCCCGACCATAGCGACGACGATGTCGGCGCGACCGAGTTGCCCCGCGAGCAACAAGCGGCCCTGCAGGCGGCCGTCGAGCACGGCTACTACGAAACGCCGCGGCAGGTCGAACTGTCCGATCTCGCCGAGAAACTCGAGATTCCGCGCTCGACGCTCTCCTATCGACTCCGGCGCGCTGAAGCCGCGCTGGCGACCGAATTCGCCGACGAGATGGCGTCTCTCGAGGCTATGCCAGCGCGATTGTAA
- a CDS encoding metal-dependent hydrolase: MQPIVHLVVGYLCYAAYARWRFDGPPAEVPALVAIGGAALPDLIDQSLAAAGITGVTRTIGHSLLFVVPLIIVVWLYARARDREILGVAFAIGLLSHIATDIPWHVLAGDYHELGFLLWPITPMPEYSGVKNLGTVAGLEVTTLWLEAVIFVAGVALWWHDGKPGLEPLRKFGRK, from the coding sequence ATGCAACCGATCGTCCACCTCGTGGTTGGCTACCTCTGCTATGCAGCCTATGCACGCTGGCGTTTCGACGGGCCGCCCGCCGAGGTTCCGGCGCTCGTAGCCATCGGCGGCGCGGCGCTGCCGGATCTGATAGATCAGTCGCTTGCCGCCGCCGGGATCACTGGAGTTACCCGGACGATTGGCCACTCGCTGCTGTTTGTCGTCCCACTCATCATCGTCGTCTGGCTCTACGCGCGCGCTCGAGACCGAGAAATTCTGGGCGTTGCCTTCGCTATCGGACTGCTCTCACACATCGCGACGGACATTCCCTGGCACGTCCTTGCCGGCGATTACCACGAACTCGGCTTTCTCCTCTGGCCGATCACGCCGATGCCGGAGTACAGCGGCGTCAAGAACCTCGGAACCGTTGCCGGCCTCGAGGTCACGACACTCTGGCTCGAGGCCGTGATCTTCGTCGCTGGCGTGGCGCTCTGGTGGCACGACGGGAAGCCGGGACTCGAGCCACTACGGAAATTCGGCCGCAAGTAG
- a CDS encoding L-aspartate oxidase: MPADEHADPGEGNRPTSAASGRGAGVENRLGPGTGTPSANGLEYEVVQTPVLVIGAGAAGARVAIELAESGLEPLVIGKRNHGDAHTVWAAGGINAALGSLDEEDDWTIHAADTLNEGHHLNDPVAVELTAQEMPDRIRELDAWGTPFDRTEEGAINQRYFGAQSYRRTCFIGDRTGEAILETLIDRAQALEIPYRENVMITRLLSDGDRVSGAVGFDMDTGTGLLFRSDHVVLAAGGFSAIYDRHSSRDDENNGDAQALALEAGARLLDLEFVQFHPTGMVGERYGEEWDGRLVTEAVRGEGGRLYNVDGERFMERYSPDQMELDARDVVARAIAQELREGRGTDTDGVYLDISHRDDEYIRERLPTMVERFDSLGVDITSEPMEVAPTAHYTMGGVDIDFETGETAVDGLYAVGEAVAGVHGANRLGGNSLAETVAIGKLVGEHVANMVTDVNLEPTVTADQRALAERELRALAQLEAADGRHTPETLLGELGEILWDHAGILRDESTLREGLERLTSLRDRTGALRVDGDRTSRSFEYAVDLSFSLTVAETLFRTALERTESRGSHYRTDYPETDADWRVNLVLSADERGTDVRRRGVGEPSEPVQQALDVGYELDYHHLE, encoded by the coding sequence ATGCCTGCTGACGAACATGCTGATCCGGGTGAGGGGAATCGGCCGACGAGTGCGGCAAGCGGGCGCGGAGCCGGCGTCGAGAACCGACTCGGCCCGGGAACCGGCACGCCGTCAGCGAACGGCCTCGAGTACGAGGTTGTACAGACGCCAGTGCTCGTCATCGGTGCTGGTGCGGCTGGGGCGCGGGTTGCAATCGAACTCGCAGAATCCGGCCTCGAGCCGCTGGTGATCGGTAAGCGCAATCACGGCGATGCACACACGGTCTGGGCGGCCGGCGGCATCAACGCCGCGCTCGGCTCGCTTGACGAGGAAGACGACTGGACGATCCACGCGGCCGATACGCTCAATGAGGGCCACCACCTGAACGATCCGGTGGCGGTCGAACTCACTGCACAGGAGATGCCCGACCGCATCCGTGAACTCGACGCGTGGGGGACACCGTTCGACCGCACCGAAGAGGGTGCGATCAACCAGCGGTACTTCGGTGCCCAGTCCTACCGCCGAACCTGCTTTATCGGCGACCGCACGGGCGAGGCAATCCTCGAGACGTTGATCGACCGAGCACAGGCGCTCGAGATCCCCTATCGCGAGAACGTGATGATCACGCGACTGCTCTCTGACGGCGACCGCGTCTCGGGTGCAGTTGGCTTCGACATGGACACCGGGACGGGCCTGCTGTTTCGGTCGGACCACGTCGTCCTCGCCGCAGGCGGCTTCTCTGCAATCTATGATCGCCACTCCTCGAGGGATGACGAGAACAACGGTGACGCACAGGCGCTGGCACTCGAGGCCGGCGCTCGGTTGCTCGACCTCGAATTCGTCCAGTTTCATCCGACGGGGATGGTCGGCGAACGCTACGGCGAAGAGTGGGACGGCCGCCTCGTCACTGAAGCCGTCCGCGGCGAGGGTGGACGGCTCTACAATGTAGACGGCGAGCGGTTCATGGAACGCTATTCGCCCGACCAGATGGAACTCGACGCCCGCGATGTCGTCGCTCGAGCAATTGCCCAGGAGCTCCGCGAAGGCCGCGGAACAGACACCGACGGCGTCTACCTCGATATTTCACACCGCGACGACGAGTACATCCGCGAGCGCCTGCCAACGATGGTCGAGCGCTTCGACAGCCTCGGCGTCGATATCACTAGCGAGCCGATGGAAGTTGCTCCAACCGCCCACTACACGATGGGCGGCGTCGATATCGATTTCGAGACGGGCGAAACAGCCGTCGACGGACTCTACGCGGTCGGCGAAGCCGTTGCGGGCGTCCACGGTGCAAACCGTCTCGGCGGTAACTCGCTGGCCGAAACCGTTGCCATCGGCAAACTCGTCGGCGAGCACGTCGCCAACATGGTGACGGACGTGAATCTGGAGCCAACCGTCACCGCCGACCAGCGAGCACTTGCCGAGCGCGAACTCCGGGCGCTCGCCCAACTCGAGGCCGCAGACGGTCGCCACACACCGGAAACACTGCTCGGCGAACTTGGCGAGATACTGTGGGACCACGCCGGCATCCTGCGAGACGAATCGACCCTTCGAGAGGGCCTCGAACGGCTCACCTCGCTTCGAGATCGCACGGGTGCACTTCGAGTTGACGGCGACCGCACGTCGCGCTCGTTCGAGTACGCTGTCGATCTCTCGTTTAGCCTCACAGTCGCTGAGACTCTGTTCCGGACCGCACTCGAGCGCACTGAATCTCGGGGATCGCACTACCGGACGGATTATCCGGAGACGGACGCAGACTGGCGTGTCAATCTCGTCCTCTCGGCAGACGAACGCGGTACGGACGTTCGGCGTCGTGGCGTCGGTGAGCCGAGTGAGCCAGTCCAGCAGGCGCTGGATGTCGGATACGAACTCGACTATCATCATCTCGAGTGA
- a CDS encoding Mov34/MPN/PAD-1 family protein translates to MGLLDALFRSNEILGIAEETLEFAIESSEAAHPDEYMGFLRGTEASQLGLEQDGLVITDVLVVPGTESNSVSATVRTSQIPNDVKALGSVHSHPNGVIRPSSADLETFGRGSVHIIIGAPYRRSDWTAFDSSGKRTNLHVIDVELPDSEDFFDFTQADIDEDLRG, encoded by the coding sequence ATGGGGCTGCTCGACGCGCTGTTTCGGTCGAACGAGATTCTTGGCATCGCCGAGGAAACCCTCGAGTTTGCCATCGAATCCTCGGAAGCCGCCCACCCGGACGAGTACATGGGCTTTCTGCGCGGGACTGAAGCGAGCCAACTTGGACTCGAGCAAGATGGACTGGTGATCACGGACGTTCTCGTGGTCCCAGGAACGGAATCCAACAGCGTGAGCGCCACTGTCAGAACGAGCCAGATTCCGAACGATGTCAAGGCTCTCGGAAGCGTCCACTCGCATCCAAACGGCGTTATTAGGCCGAGCAGCGCGGATTTAGAAACGTTCGGTCGGGGAAGCGTCCACATCATTATCGGCGCACCGTATCGCCGCTCAGACTGGACGGCGTTCGACTCGAGTGGGAAACGGACGAATCTGCACGTTATCGATGTCGAACTCCCCGATTCGGAGGACTTCTTCGACTTTACGCAGGCGGATATCGATGAGGATTTGCGAGGCTAA
- the ilvD gene encoding dihydroxy-acid dehydratase codes for MSSDEFDYGKDEQLRSREVTEGAEKAPHRAMFRAMGFDDDDFGSPMIGVPNPAADITPCNVHLDDVADAALAGVDDSGGMPIEFGTITISDAISMGTEGMKASLISRELIADSVELVSFGERMDGLVTIGGCDKNMPGMMMAAIRTDLPSVFLYGGSIMPGEHEGREVTVQNLFEGVGAVSDGDMSAEELDEMERHACPGAGSCGGMFTANTMASISEALGFAPLGSSSPPAEDEARYEVAREAGELAVEAVEAQRKPSDFLSKQSFENAIALQVAVGGSTNAVLHLLAMAAEAGVDLEIEEFDEISQRTPKIADLQPGGTRVMNDLHEIGGVPVILNALYEADLLHGDALTVTGNTIGEELEALDVPAIEDLGADFLYTVEEPKNEQGAIRILTGNLAPGGSVLKVTGDDDLRHEGPARVFEEEEAAMKYVQEGNVESGDVLIIRNEGPQGGPGMREMLGVTSAVAGQGHAEDVALITDGRFSGATRGFSIGHVAPEAFAGGPIGLIEDGDVVEIDIDERTLAVDLTDDELAERRDEWDQPEPNYDTGVLAKFGRDFGSAENGAVTNPGVKHD; via the coding sequence ATGAGCAGCGATGAGTTCGACTACGGCAAAGACGAGCAGTTGCGCAGTCGTGAGGTGACCGAGGGCGCAGAGAAAGCCCCACATCGCGCGATGTTCCGCGCGATGGGATTCGACGACGACGATTTTGGCTCGCCGATGATCGGCGTACCAAACCCCGCGGCCGATATCACGCCGTGTAACGTCCACCTCGATGATGTCGCAGACGCCGCACTCGCCGGCGTCGACGACTCCGGCGGGATGCCCATCGAGTTCGGGACGATCACGATCTCGGACGCAATCTCGATGGGGACCGAAGGGATGAAAGCCTCGCTCATCTCTCGAGAACTGATCGCCGACTCCGTCGAACTGGTCAGTTTTGGCGAGCGGATGGACGGGTTGGTCACCATCGGCGGCTGTGACAAGAACATGCCCGGGATGATGATGGCCGCGATCCGGACGGATCTCCCAAGCGTCTTCCTCTACGGCGGCTCGATCATGCCCGGCGAGCACGAGGGTCGCGAGGTCACCGTTCAGAACCTCTTCGAGGGCGTTGGTGCCGTCTCTGACGGCGATATGTCTGCCGAAGAACTCGACGAGATGGAACGCCACGCCTGCCCCGGTGCCGGTTCCTGCGGTGGCATGTTCACCGCGAACACGATGGCCTCGATTTCGGAGGCACTCGGCTTCGCACCGCTTGGCAGTTCCAGTCCGCCAGCAGAAGACGAGGCTCGCTACGAGGTCGCCCGCGAAGCCGGTGAACTCGCCGTCGAAGCCGTCGAAGCCCAGCGCAAACCCTCTGACTTCCTGAGTAAGCAATCGTTCGAGAACGCTATCGCCCTGCAGGTCGCCGTCGGCGGTTCGACCAACGCCGTCCTCCACCTGCTCGCGATGGCCGCCGAAGCCGGTGTCGACCTCGAGATCGAGGAGTTCGACGAGATCAGCCAGCGCACGCCGAAGATCGCCGACCTCCAGCCCGGCGGCACGCGCGTGATGAACGACCTCCACGAAATCGGCGGCGTGCCGGTCATCCTGAACGCCCTCTACGAGGCCGATCTGCTCCACGGCGACGCACTGACCGTCACCGGGAACACAATCGGCGAGGAACTCGAGGCACTCGACGTGCCGGCTATCGAGGACCTCGGCGCAGACTTCCTCTACACCGTCGAGGAGCCGAAAAACGAGCAGGGCGCGATCCGTATCCTGACGGGCAATCTCGCGCCCGGCGGCTCCGTTCTCAAGGTGACCGGCGACGACGACCTGCGCCACGAGGGACCAGCCCGTGTCTTCGAGGAGGAAGAAGCTGCGATGAAGTACGTCCAGGAGGGCAACGTCGAATCCGGCGACGTGCTCATCATCCGTAACGAGGGGCCACAGGGCGGCCCCGGCATGCGTGAGATGCTCGGCGTCACGAGCGCTGTTGCCGGCCAGGGCCACGCCGAAGACGTCGCACTCATCACCGACGGCCGCTTCTCTGGTGCCACACGTGGCTTTTCGATCGGCCACGTCGCACCCGAAGCCTTCGCTGGCGGCCCAATCGGCCTCATAGAGGACGGGGACGTCGTTGAGATCGACATCGACGAACGGACGCTTGCTGTCGATCTGACCGACGACGAACTCGCCGAACGCCGCGACGAGTGGGATCAGCCAGAACCAAACTACGACACCGGCGTGCTCGCGAAGTTCGGCCGTGACTTTGGCTCCGCTGAAAACGGTGCCGTGACCAATCCTGGCGTCAAACACGACTAA